Genomic segment of Bubalus kerabau isolate K-KA32 ecotype Philippines breed swamp buffalo chromosome 6, PCC_UOA_SB_1v2, whole genome shotgun sequence:
GCTGTGCCAGGGGCAAGGCGACAGTGCCAGAAGCACAAGTGAAATGGAGAGGGGGCTGCTTCgggctggagagggcatggaaagTGGCTCGGGGAGGGCAGAGCCAGAGCCTCTAGAAGCAACAGAAAGGAAGGCGCCTTGGCATCAGCCCATAGGTATAGAAAAATGAACAACGGCCTCGCCATGTCCCCCTTTCCTGGGGGTCGTGGCAGGCGTCTTGTTGGACCCTACCTGTATCTTTTAGAAGCCGGAATGCATTTCCCACTTGAGTCTGGACAGTCCTGGAACCCTTAGTGACCACctcccgcccgccccgcccccccgccccccccccccgcccccaacacacacacacattctcggCTCCCTTCCTCGCTTAGAAGTCAGAGGGTGGAACCCCCCAACTTGAAATTCCCGCCTAATCCCCAACTCCAAGCCTTACCTCGCCAAACAACTGAGGCTATTTCAGCCCAGAAAAGCTGACtgggggccccgccccctcccacgAATCCCCCGAGGCCTGCCACCACCCCTGCCCAGCCACTAGGCCTGTACTGGAACCGGGAACTGGAGGGCAAGTGTGGGATCTCCAAGGGGCTTCCTGGGGATCTGGGCGCTTCCAAGATCCACACTTTCAGACATATATTTTCAGACAACCAACTAGACCTAAATTTGGGGGGCAAGTTAGCAGGAGGTCTGTAAATACCCggaggatgaagtggttgaccaaaGAGAAGGATGAATGTCCAGGCCTGCCGGGAGTTAGCCCCTTTTAAGGAGAACTGCACACCTGGGGCTGGGGCCACGTGCGCCAAGGAGCAGCTGCAAGGGAGCTGGATACGTGCAGAGCCCGGAGAAGAGAGTACTTCTGACGGGAAAAAAGGCAAAGCTGGGTCTGGGCGGGGTCCTGAGAGAGTGGGTCTAGGGGCCTGTTTTGGAATGTGCAGCGGCTGAGCTGGAAGCGGAGCTTCAGCCTGCGCCGGGCGCCCACCTCTTCCCCACTCTCCGTCTTCCCCAAGCTGCCTCCGCTTCCCTCGAAAAACCCGCCGCCCAGGAAACCGCTGGGGGCGCTCAGACCGCAGCCCCGGCGCCCCCACCGTGACCGCCCAACCCACCTGAAGGGACCGTGGCTGCCAGGGTTGCCCCCCTCCCGCCGACTCCCCCCACACCTGCGGGCTGCTCTATTTATAACTCGGCACCTATTCCGGGCCTCTGGGCGGGAGCGCGCTGCAGCGCAGCGCTAATCGTCGCCGGGATCTCTGCGCCCCCCAGGGCAGGGGGAGATAAATTTAGCCTCAGGAAGCTCGGGGGAACATTTTCCAAAACTCCGCGTCCCAGAGAAGGCGAAACAGAACCCCCTTGCCCTTAGCTTCCTCCCGCCAGCCGCCAGGCGGCGCAGGTCCCTCAGCTTCTCGAGCCGGGTCGCTGCTTTGAAGCTGGGGTAGGCAAAGGATTGAGGACGAACGACCTAAGGGCACAAAGGGGCGCCCGTCAGAGAGGACAGAGAATGGCCAGAAAAATGGATATGCTACTAAGGTTGGCAAAGACGGGAGTAGACAACTTCAGCTGGGAGTAACTAGAAAGGACTTCTGCCTTTTGAAGGGGAAATAACTCATGTGCAAACGAGATGCAAATAGGGATGCAAATAAGAGCCAATGCCCTTGGAGGTCGGCGCTCTGGCGCCAGTGAAACAACTGCCACACTGCCTTCTGCCCGCCTTTCAGTGTTGCTTGGAAAACGTGGGACTCTCCCAAGAGCATCACCATAATATCTAGTTAATTGCGCATGGCTCCTCAGACCACTTTTCTCGATCCCTCTCCACCTACTTTCTGCACACCATTGAGGATCATGTCCGAGGTAATCAGCTGGGAATCCCGGTTATGAATGAGGCCGCTTTTCCTGCGCATGCTGTCGTATTTGGGGAGTCACTTCCAGTTCTGCCAGTTCAGTTCTTCGAGTTCcgaagaggaaactgagatagAGTGAGGAAAACTGACCTCACCCAAAGCACCAGTGCAGGTACAAAGCCGGTACTGGTAAAACGCTTCCTAGGTGACgcacgcagtggtaaagaacctgcctgccaatgcaggagaagccagagacgtgggttccatccctgggtcgggaagatcctctggagtagggaatggcaacccactccagtattcttgcccggaaaattccatggacagaggagcctggcgggttacagtccatagtttctcaaagactcagacaggactgGGCACCGCGCCTTTACCTTTTACCCCTTCAGTTCTGCCCGGTCTCTTTCTGCACTTTACTGGCCTAGTCCTCTACCCCTTGTTGCCACTAGGGGGTTGCTGGGGGGAACGAGGGGTAGATGAGCTCTTACCCATTCCTCCCTGTCTTGGTGCTCCCTATCTTCCTTTATCCCTCCCCTCATCCCCCTCCAGTGAGTTCTGGAGAGAGTGGTTTGGACATTCAAAACCGGAGCTTATTCTAGATAGGAAGAGAACACTACAGGGAAACTGCCATATCTCACTTTTCCTTCTAGACCAGCCGGGAGTCTCTTGGCTCTGTGGCTTACATGGAAAAGGCATAGCTGGGCCTCCCAAATGCCCCTGGCAGGAAATGAAGAACGAGGGGAACTTAGGGTTGAGGTCAAGCGGGAGATCATGGACTGGGTGTAGAACAGAGCTGATTGTCCCCTCCACCCTTTCGCTTTCCTGGCCCTGCCTCCCAGGCCACTTAGACCACCATCCCAAGCATGTGTTCAGAAGAGGAAGGCAGGCTAATTGAGAGAGGCTCTGAATTTGAGATGAAAAAAATCTGGGTTCACCAAATGACTACCCTATTGCAGAGTGCTGTTTGTGTGACTTTGGAGAGGTCACCTCAGTTCTCGGGGCTTGTTCCTTCATGTAAAGATATGATAATTACTCTTGTCCTGCCTACTTTTGAAGTGGACTTTTGTAAGGCTCAGAGCACTCTAGCTGAAACAGGCTTTTGGAATGGTGTATGAGGTTTTTGTTATCCTCCCCATCTCTCTTTCCAATCTTTCCACTTTCCGAGCTCTGACACTCTCTTTCCAGCTCTGACACTCTCCCTGGGCTACTGGCAGTCACTACTTGTGTCCCTCCTTCAGCTCCTACCGGGGGCCACAGCCCTGGGCCCTGCCTTCCTCTACCTACCACTTCCCCAGTGGCCCTTGCCAGACATCCCCTCCCCTGGCAAAGTCAGAAGCCTCAGACTTTAGGATCCACCTCCAGCACTGCTGCAGCTCAGTGGGAGTGAGGtctaagaaaggaaaaggaggcagACTTCTCGAGCTTGAGCTCGAGTGAGGGAAGGGCTGGAGCCTGCCAAGCAGGGTGCAGACTGCAGTGGGGAAACTCAGAGGcaaaggtgaattctttatccacCTCTACCACTAACCTCTCTCTGGGTGGATTTAGGACCTTCTCACCGCTGGGCCCTGGGGTCCTGGAGACACAGGGAAGAACACTGACCTGCGTTTTGTGGATGCGGGGCTGCCAGGGATAAGAAATAACCTTGATTTGGAGTACTATAGAGTACCATgctaccataaaaaagaatggacagGCTGTAAGTATATTGGTATGAAATCCTTTACAAGGTATGTGAAGCAAAAACAGCAAGGTGCAGAGTAGGGTGTAGAATATGTTAGTAACTAGAAGGGCAAGTATATGCAGAATGCAGCCACTTCTCTCCACTGCTATGGCTGTAAGCCTGCTATAAGCCACCAACACATCTGGCCCCAATTGTGCCCATTACCTCCTAAGAGGTCTCCACTGTTCTACCCTTGGTCCCCTAAAGGCTATTCTCAACCCAGCGCCAGTGTGaaccttttaaataaaaaaaaccaGTTCATGCTCAGCTGCCTGCAACAGTtccttatttcactcagcatacaATCTCAAGTTGTTACCATGGCCTACTAGGCTTGCTCCAACTCCCACCCCTAGCTCAACTTTCTCTTTTTCCATAGCACCTATCACCTAATAACATCAATGTGcttgtttttatgtttatattttctgtctctaccCACCAGCACGCAAGCTCCATaagtatcagtttagttcagttgctcagtcgtgtccgactctttgcgaccccatgaatcgcagcacgccaggcctccctgtccatcaccaactcctggagttcactcagactcacgtccatcgagtcagtgatgccatccagccatctcatcctctgtcgtccccttctcctcctgcccccaatccctcccagcatcagagtcttttccagtgagtcaactcttcgcatgaggtggccaaagtactggagtttcagctttagtatcattccttccaaagaacacccagggctgatctctttcagaatggactggttggatctccttgcagtccaagggactctcaagaatcttctccaacaccacagttcaaaagcaccaattcttcggcgctcagccttcttcacagtccaactctcacatccatacatgaccacaggaaaaaccatagccttgactagacggacctttgttggcaaagtgatgtctctgcttttgaatatgctatctaggttggtcataactttccttccaaggagtaagtgtcttttaatttcatggctgcagtcaccatctgcagtggttttggagcccaaaaaaataaagtctgacactgtttccactgtttccccatctatttcccatgaagtggtgggaccggatgccatgatcttcgttttctgaatgttgagctttaagccaacttttccactcccctctttcactttcatcaagaggctttttagttcctcttcactttctgccataagagtggtgtcatctgcatatctgaggttattgatatttctcctggcaatcttgattccagcttgtgcttcttccagtccagcgtttctcatgatgtactctgcatagaagttaaataagcagggtgacaatatacagccttgacgtactccttttcctatttggaaccagtctgttgttccatgtccagttctaactgttgcttcctgacctgcatacaaatttctcaagaggcaggtcaggtggtctggtactcccatctctttcagaattttccacagttgattgtgatccacacagtcaaaggctttggcgtagtcaataaagcagaaatagatgtttttctggaactctcttgctttttccatgatccagcagatgttggccatttgatctctggttcctctgccttttaagtATAGGGATCTGTTTTGTTCTCTGCTGTATTCAAAGCAGCCAGAATGGCATACAGCAGATGCTCAATAAtatatgttaaatgaaagaatgaatcttttgccatttgcaacagcatggttgaacctggagggtattatgcttaatgaaataagtcagagaaagacaaatatggtatGTTATCACTCACGtgtgtaatctaaaaaacaaaacgaaTGGATataagatacagagaacaaactagtggttactagtggagaaggaagggggagggacaAGATAGGtctaggggattaagaggtacaaactactatgtataaaataaataagctacaagtatattttgtacagcacagggaatatagccaacattttataataactttaaatggagtataatctataaaaattttgaatcactatgctgtacacatgaaactaatataatattgtaagtcaactatacatcaatttaaAGAACTTAACAAAAAATGCTGTCCAAGAAACAGGTCACCATGGTTACCTCTGGGGAGGAAAGCCAGGGGATAGGTGCTAGGGGATAAAGAATTATCAGAGTTCTTTGCTCTAGGCATATATTACTTtgacaaacaaagaaaaagaaaacaagcccaGGGGAAAAGGAGTTAACTAAGAAGTCTGAGGAAGAGCTGGTCCCTGGCAGTAGGAGAGGGTCGCATACACCACCTCCAGGCCAGTGTCCCAGGACAGAATGGGGCAAAGGCATAACTGGGCCCCAGAGAATGCTGGGTAGAGATCCGAGGGACACTTTGGCTGGCTCTGAGGTTGTGGGGGTCTGAGTGGGCATGTCAGTAGGCAGGAGCAAGACGATGTAAATAACTGGTGTGTACTGATCCCAGGGAGTGATTCAGGGAGAGCATGTATTGGTGGCTGCCAAGGGGAAGCGAAGACTCAATTCTGCTCATTCTGGCTGTGTCCTGTGCATTGTCATAAGCCTGCAGGACAGCTTTCTCTTGCAGCTTTGTGTGTGAGCTAGAGgagcagggcttgatctctgtAAGCTGGGAACTAGTACCAGCTCAGTGCTTTCCCCAAGATCTTCAGGGGCAGGGAGCTGGCTAGATCAGGTCTTCTATTTAGGTTCCCAGCCTTACATGGAGGGCCTCATAAGGACCCCACCCAAGCTAGACTCCTCCCTTTCTACAAGTTGGGAGGAACCCGGCCTTTCCACCCAACGCCCTCCCCACCCAGGCACCAGTGAGTCAGGAAACCTGGCTTTCAGTCTTTCTATCCAGGACAACCTCCTTTCCTCCCTGGGTCCCAAACTGTTCCGGTGCTGACTTTTTCTGATTCCCCTGTAGACATTTAGAACTTTCGGTCTCAAGGCCTATTTATTATACATATagttcagtgattctcaaacagAGAGACTGGGGGCAGGCCATTCCTGGTATTGGGAGGGTATGGTAAGATCAGCCATCTGGGCCAGTAGGCTCCCTGAGCCAGACTTGGAGGAGTGCCAGGTCCTGCTGCAGTCTGACTGGGGTCCTAGCCAGCAGGCCAATCTCCTGTGCACCAGAGGTGCgctggaggtgggggctgggaaCGGAGGCCCAGAGATGAGGCAGGTCTGACAGACGGCACAAACTGGAACCAGGATAGCACTTCACTCGGTGTTTGTGGCCCATCCTTGGTCAAGCACATCTGGCTCCGGGAGTCTTGATGGACGCTGGACTGGGtgctaaaaaaagaagaatgggaaGCTGAGAGGCAGGCTCTGCCACAGAAGTTGCAACCATGCCTCCTGTCTGTCTGCCCTACCCTGCCCACCTGAACAATGCCGGCCATGGTGCCCATGGAGTGGAGGCAGGTCTCTGCCACCATTAATCCAGCAGCTCCTTGATACACCAGCAGCAGAGGAGGATGTAGGCCAATTCCTTCAGGGTCCGCTGCAGGCCCTCCCACCCTGTGCCCATCTTCATGATGGGAACCCGAAATCCAGTGTCTCTCAGGACTCCTCCGAGGGAGAAGGGCAGGGTCTGGGCTAGGGGCTGTGTCCGGGGCTGCATGTGGGCTGCAGCTGAGGAAGGGTGTGGTAGCTTCGTCCTGTGCCTTTTATCTTCATTGTCCccacccacttcagacctcatgACTGTGGGCACAAGGGCCCCAGGGTCTAGCACAGGGAAGGTTCTGGGCCCGAGAATGGGCTGAGTCAGCCCCTGTGCCCAGGGATGCTGGGATGGGGTTAGTAGGAGGGCCTGGCCACTCCATCTTTCATCCTCCATGGCCAGGCCAGCTCAGCTTCCCTTTTTCCAGCCTGGGTCTTGAAACCCTGGGTCTACTGCCTGGTTGTCCCTCCCCCCTACCCCCCAGGGTTGGCACTACTCCCTGCTTCTGCCCTCTAGTGGGCTCCTGCTGAGGCTGGCACTGAAAATCATCAGTGAGAGCTCCTTTCCAGCCTGCTCTCCCCCACATCCCCCTTAGAGTGAGCACTGGGGGCTCCGAGCTGCCAGGGCCTGGCTTCCTTTTGCTTCTCCCATTCCCTGAAGCAGGAAGACAAAGGCACAGCCAGAGCAACAGGCACAGGAGAGGTGGTTTATTGACTGGTTAGACCCCAGGAcggcctccttccttccctccttggaAAGGGCGGGAGTGGGAGGTCACGTGCGGGAGTTCCGCTCCTCGTCTTCGTTCTCAAGCAGGTAGGCCGGACGGTAGGTGGGCTGTCCTCCTGGGCTCAGGCACTTCAGGGCCGGGTTCCGTACTGTGTTCTCCCGGCTTCCCAGTGACGtgtagctgggggtggggggggtggggtgggggggcggaggGTATGGTGGGTTTGTGGTGGGCTTGGTGTTCCCAGTCCCAGCACCCTCATGCCTTCCACATACCCATCCTGTTCCCCCAACACCTTACCCTCGGTCATACAGGATACAGTAGGGGACAAACAGTTGGCGCAGAAAGTCCCAGATGTCTCTGTAGGTCCAGTCCTGGGAGGCCAGCGTCAGAGCAGAGTCACAAATACTCCCCCTCCCACATCTACCCAGGAAAGGGCCTATCCCGGCTCTTTTGCTCCCCTAGCATCGGAGGGAGGGCCTGCTACTAAACTCTCCGGTACATCTTGCTCCATGTACGCCAATCAATGAGAGAAACCATCCCGTCCCCTCCCCATTCTCAATCCCCCTCTGCTGGCATGTAATTtccaggaagaaagggagaggctGTTTAAGGCTATTTGTGTAAGCCTGTGctgtccagtagaactttctgcaatgatggaaatgGTCTGTATCTATGCTGTCTAACATGGTAGTCATTTGACATAAGACTAGTACAACGTACAACTAAGGAACTGAAGTTTGAATTGTATTTAAtcaaaaaattgagatataattcataagCCATGatattcatcattttaaagtatacaattcaactttttaaagcaatttgtATTTCATTTCAATTAATTACAATTCAAGTGTAAATAAATGGCTCacggctaccatattggacagcacaggtCTAAGACACTGTTCAGTCCACAACTTGCTGTTGAATTAGTGCTCAATAAAACCTGATCAAaaggctgaatgaataaataccaCTGCCTACCTTGGCCGATGGGGCTATTTCATCCAAGCCCAAGGGTCTAACCCTCCCGCCCCAGGAAGCCAGGGTGCAGTGACTGACAGAGGACAGGAGACTGAAGGCGAGAAACCCCCTTCCCCATACCAGGAGTGGGTTGATGCGCATGAATGCAGGCCAGCCTGGGTCGGTGGGGCTGAAGGGGCAGAGGCTGCAGGAGTAGGGGTCAGTGCGGCGGGTGCCCATCAGCACAGCCTC
This window contains:
- the LENEP gene encoding lens epithelial cell protein LEP503; the encoded protein is MEDERWSGQALLLTPSQHPWAQGLTQPILGPRTFPVLDPGALVPTVMRSEVGGDNEDKRHRTKLPHPSSAAAHMQPRTQPLAQTLPFSLGGVLRDTGFRVPIMKMGTGWEGLQRTLKELAYILLCCWCIKELLD